A part of Sediminispirochaeta bajacaliforniensis DSM 16054 genomic DNA contains:
- a CDS encoding MATE family efflux transporter: MRDLTQGSIPKHILSMSLPTMSGLMLQGLYDIVDMIWIGQISYQAVAAITIFASIFWIFEVLNEIIGMSSVSLISQSYGAGDIKRTAVAAEQTITCKFLIASLAAILLCIFLKPMLHLFTDDRLVTEYAKAYGYLRAATIPIFFSSFSVNTIFRCTGDAKTPMFLLIGSAVINIILDPILMFDSIPGTSLPGAGLGMFGAALATVLANVVALGIGMLLLLSGKSGVHISPKRLFRLVPVMDKKLLTIGLPSGFEMLFRNTANTVFIKMVGVYGTAAVALIGVGLRIYSFIFMPIMGIVMGSGTIAGQNLGANQIDRSRATAWYSSLIGSLLTAVLITLVLLRPQVVLGWFLTDLDEIRQGVIMLSVVLPSLVIAAFSLGWASVFSGSGYTIPFLLSSFVAKWAVMIPYSAVVIYRFHTPLTYVWISFILSEIAEMIVLGRFFHKGAWKYRRV; encoded by the coding sequence ATCTTACACAGGGGAGTATTCCTAAGCATATACTATCCATGTCTTTGCCGACGATGTCGGGGCTCATGCTTCAAGGGCTCTACGATATCGTCGATATGATATGGATTGGGCAGATATCATATCAGGCGGTTGCCGCAATTACGATATTCGCCTCTATTTTCTGGATTTTTGAAGTACTCAACGAGATCATAGGGATGAGCTCGGTTTCACTTATTTCCCAGAGCTACGGTGCAGGGGATATAAAGCGGACGGCGGTTGCCGCCGAGCAGACTATCACGTGTAAATTTCTCATTGCATCCCTTGCGGCTATTCTGCTTTGCATCTTCCTTAAGCCCATGTTGCACCTGTTTACCGATGATCGGCTTGTCACCGAATACGCAAAGGCTTACGGATACCTTCGGGCCGCAACCATCCCCATATTTTTCTCTTCCTTCAGCGTGAATACCATATTTCGTTGTACCGGTGATGCAAAAACTCCGATGTTTCTGCTTATCGGATCTGCGGTGATCAATATCATTCTGGATCCCATCCTCATGTTCGATTCGATTCCCGGAACCTCGCTGCCCGGCGCCGGTTTGGGAATGTTCGGCGCCGCCCTTGCCACGGTTCTTGCAAATGTGGTGGCTCTTGGAATCGGTATGCTGCTTTTGCTCTCTGGGAAGAGTGGTGTCCACATATCACCGAAAAGGCTTTTTCGTCTTGTTCCTGTGATGGATAAGAAATTGCTTACCATCGGGCTTCCTTCCGGATTCGAAATGCTGTTCAGAAATACGGCAAACACCGTCTTCATCAAAATGGTCGGTGTATACGGCACCGCTGCTGTGGCGTTGATCGGGGTGGGCCTGCGTATCTACTCGTTTATCTTTATGCCGATTATGGGGATCGTGATGGGATCCGGCACCATCGCCGGACAAAACCTTGGTGCGAATCAGATCGACCGAAGCCGTGCGACGGCATGGTATTCTTCCTTGATTGGGTCCCTCCTCACCGCTGTTTTGATTACCCTTGTACTGCTCCGCCCACAAGTGGTCCTGGGTTGGTTTCTCACCGACCTTGATGAAATCAGACAAGGCGTGATCATGCTTTCTGTTGTGCTCCCTTCTCTTGTTATTGCCGCTTTTTCTTTGGGATGGGCTTCTGTTTTTTCCGGTTCCGGCTATACCATTCCCTTTCTCCTTAGTAGTTTCGTTGCCAAATGGGCGGTGATGATTCCCTATTCTGCAGTGGTCATCTACCGTTTTCACACGCCGCTTACCTATGTCTGGATCAGCTTTATCTTAAGTGAGATTGCGGAGATGATTGTGTTAGGAAGATTTTTTCATAAAGGGGCGTGGAAGTACCGGCGGGTATAG
- a CDS encoding DeoR/GlpR family DNA-binding transcription regulator yields the protein MENINDRQKQLLSLIKENQIIEFDKIKKLTGNTDLALYKDLAVLEKLKMIYRTKEGIILRNIETEKNQTDLSQVEKEFLEEKKRIGRFASTMISNGESLLIDGGSTTFVFASYLLNKNNLLVITNALRVGNILSKEKKAKNQILLIGGYASRNTYSTYGSPAIEVLKKVKTNRVVMGVCGIDPALGIFASNEREAATKRIMLDCAKEVMILADHSKFGTSTDFLISDLSRVKVVITDERITSAEAKAIKEENILLHIV from the coding sequence ATGGAAAACATCAACGATAGGCAAAAACAATTATTATCGCTCATCAAAGAGAATCAGATTATCGAATTTGATAAGATAAAGAAACTCACGGGTAATACCGATTTGGCCCTCTACAAAGATCTTGCCGTACTCGAAAAATTGAAGATGATTTATAGGACAAAAGAGGGGATCATACTGCGGAATATTGAGACGGAAAAAAATCAAACGGATCTCTCCCAAGTAGAAAAAGAGTTTCTGGAAGAAAAAAAAAGGATTGGGCGCTTCGCCTCCACCATGATATCAAATGGAGAGAGTCTATTAATCGATGGGGGAAGCACCACCTTTGTTTTTGCGTCGTACCTGCTGAACAAAAACAATCTTTTGGTCATTACGAATGCCTTGCGTGTCGGCAACATCCTGTCCAAAGAAAAAAAAGCAAAAAACCAAATTCTCCTGATAGGCGGATATGCTTCACGAAACACGTATTCGACATACGGCTCTCCCGCCATCGAAGTCCTGAAAAAAGTAAAAACGAACAGAGTAGTGATGGGCGTCTGCGGGATCGATCCGGCCCTGGGCATTTTCGCTTCCAACGAACGAGAAGCGGCGACGAAGCGAATCATGCTCGATTGTGCAAAAGAGGTAATGATCCTGGCCGATCACTCCAAATTCGGAACAAGCACCGATTTCCTTATTAGTGATCTCTCACGAGTCAAGGTGGTAATAACCGACGAAAGAATCACCTCAGCCGAAGCAAAAGCCATAAAAGAAGAGAACATTCTCCTCCATATCGTATGA